A segment of the Leptolyngbya sp. NIES-3755 genome:
ATCGCTCCTGGAACGTATCTGTTACTTAGTGATTTGCAAAACGAGGAACGTCATGGAACGCTTGATTTTGTGCGCTTAAGTCCACAATCGGCAACGACAATTTTGCTCGGTAAAATTCTGGGTGTTCCGATCTTGGTGTATTGCGCGATCGCGTCTCTGATTCCTTTTCACCTCCTCACCACTCTGAGGGGATCGGTGTCAATCAGCTACTTTCTCAGTTTTTACCTAGTCATTGCAGCAGGAGCATTTTTAATTTTTAGCTTCACTTTACTGTTTGGATTTTTCAGTAAATCGATTCTAAAACATTCCGCTCAAGCACTTGGGGTCACGATCGTTTATGTCTTGATCGTGAGTTCTTTATATGTATCGGGTTATCTAATGTGGAATTCAGAAACCACTTGGAAAGCTTTGCTACAACAGCCAATCATCTATTTCACAAACTATGGCGATTCGTACTGGACATGGTACGGATTGCAGATTAGTAAAAATATCGCGATCGCGCATTTATTCACGCTGACGAACGTTGCCATCCTCTGTGCCTGGATTTGGCAAGGGTTAATTCGATGTTTCCATCAACCCAATGCAACCATTCTGCGAAAACGTCAGAGCTATGGATTAGTTCTGTACCTTCAAATTGTTGTTTTAGGGCTTGGCATTCAAGATCAAAAATCTCCACTCACATCCGATCAAGCCTTCGGTCTAATCTGGATGGCGATCGTGATGAATTTGCTAATTTTCCTCACACTCATCGCAATTCTCACTCCTCAGCGTCAAGCCGTGATGGATTGGGCAAGATATCGCCGCAGCCAACCCCGCAGATCATCCCTGCTCAAAGATCTATTGCTGCATGATCAAAGTCCAGTCGGATTGTCGATCGCTTTAAATTTAGCGATCGCCTTTGTGATGTGGGGGCTTGTGTTCAGTTTCGAGCACAAATGGGTTGAGGGTCGAGAACAAACTGCAATTATGCTGGTGTTTCTGAGTCTCACCTTAATAGCGTTGTATGCGTCGATCGTGCAGTGGATTGTGATTCAAAAAACGCGGAATCGGAACTTTATCGCGATCGGTCTGATTGTTCTACTCACTTTCGTTCCCGCTCTCTTCGCCGCCCTATTGTCACTAAGAGGTTTAATTTCAGGCTCATTGAGAGACAGTGTGATTCTCGCCTCTCCGTTTCTCTGGACGTTGGCATCAAGCGAAATATCATTGTCGATTTGGAGTTCTTTGATTGCTCAGTTCAGTTTAATGGCTGGAATCAATGCGCTAATTGTTCGACAAGTCCATCACATCGGAGCATCTGAATTAAAAGCGAGTCAATCAGCAAAATTGCTCTCATCTCCTGAGCAGTAAAACAGCACTTCAACTTCTTGCACTGAGGATCGATCGGGAAACAGTTTCTCGATCGATTTTTCAGAAATTAACAAACCTATCGCGATGTCGGAGTTTATTGATAGGCTTGACTCTGCCACAAGAAATTCACACAAAGATGACCGACCAAGACGAATTGTTATCAAAAGCATTCCATCTGATCAATCAATACCTGGAGGAAAATTCTGATACAGCCATTCCAGTGGTGAATTACCTCAAACCAGAATTGCTT
Coding sequences within it:
- a CDS encoding hypothetical protein (hypothetical protein Npun_F2806;~similar to AA sequence:cyanobase_aa:LBDG_51430) → MLDYVGNLNPQLLRELKGRLTWRTVLAVISLSIVAQVLLFLSFYTQLPTPENFHYSWYCSQLIDGVMTRGCYDNPSNFVIDWVFWWQQMAQTLYTAIPFLLIAPGTYLLLSDLQNEERHGTLDFVRLSPQSATTILLGKILGVPILVYCAIASLIPFHLLTTLRGSVSISYFLSFYLVIAAGAFLIFSFTLLFGFFSKSILKHSAQALGVTIVYVLIVSSLYVSGYLMWNSETTWKALLQQPIIYFTNYGDSYWTWYGLQISKNIAIAHLFTLTNVAILCAWIWQGLIRCFHQPNATILRKRQSYGLVLYLQIVVLGLGIQDQKSPLTSDQAFGLIWMAIVMNLLIFLTLIAILTPQRQAVMDWARYRRSQPRRSSLLKDLLLHDQSPVGLSIALNLAIAFVMWGLVFSFEHKWVEGREQTAIMLVFLSLTLIALYASIVQWIVIQKTRNRNFIAIGLIVLLTFVPALFAALLSLRGLISGSLRDSVILASPFLWTLASSEISLSIWSSLIAQFSLMAGINALIVRQVHHIGASELKASQSAKLLSSPEQ